TGGTATTCCATGATAAGACAGCCCGAGTTTGTAACGAGAGATGTATACGAATATGCACTTGAAAAGTTTTCAAAAAAGAAACCTGAGGTTGATTTATCAAATACTCGGTTTAAAACCATTGAAGAGGGGTTATGCGTCCAGATAATGCATATGGGATCCTATGATGATGAACCAGCTTCGATAGCAAAGATGAATGAGTTCATAGAAAAAGAGGGGTACGAAACCGATATAAATGATGAAAGGCTTCATCATGAAATATATCTTTCCGACCCGAGAAAAGTCAAGAATATAAATAATTTGAAGACGGTTATTCGTCATCCTGTTAAAAAAAGAAAATAGGGGCTCTGCCCCTAAAACCCCGCAAAGTTTTTTCCGAAGCAAAAAAACTTTGAGTTAAATGCTTCCGCTGGGCGCGGTGCCTTATAACGCGACCGGATTTTCTGCAAAATGCTGCCCGCATTTTGCGTAACAGTCGCTGCTCCGCCCTTTTGGGCAGGGATGTTGTATTAATTTATTTCTGAAATTTTTTACTTAGTTACTGAAATCAAGTATTTGAGGAATATAAAAAACAAAATAGTTTACATCGTTGTGTCATTTGGAAATTTAAGAAGCTCCTGTATCTTCAAAGATGTTTAAGCCTATCTTATCTCTGTATAAAAATAATTTTAAGGTCATTCTTATAGATTTTTTAGGCTGTGGTAAATCGGATAGGGTAGAAAAGTTCGATACTGATTTATGGATAGATCAGGGGAAGCAAGTTACTAAACTTATAAAGCATCTGGGGTACGATAAAGTAAGTCTTATGGGAACCAGCGGAGGTGCATGGGCGGCAATAAATGCGGCGCTTTACTGTCCTAAGCTAATAAATAAAGTAGTTGCAGACAGCTTTGACGGAAGAAAACTAGGCGATACTTTTAAAGAAGATTTGATAGAAGAAAGAAGAAATGCAAAGAAAAGTATTTTTACTAAATGCTTTTATAAATGGTGTCATGGTAAAGATTGGGAAAATGCAGTGGACTCTGACACAGAGGTGCTTATAAAAATGTCTGCGGAAGATGTTCCTTTATTTTATAGACCTATAAAGGAATGATCCGTTCCGCTTCTTCTTACAGTCAGCATTGGAGATGAAATGATAAAAAAGGATTTTATCATAGGGATAGAAAAAGAGTGGGTAACCATTCTTTTTTAATATGAACTGCTGCAAAATATCCTCTATATTATAAATATGAGTATTGTTGTTATAATATTTGCCAGTATTATTATACTTCTCGGAAGAATATTTTTAATTGTTGTCATATCATATAACGATAATTAACTTAACGGTGTTTTTTTATATATTAATAATTTTAATTGACATAATTTTTATTTTGTTATATGATAAAAAAAAGGAGAAAAAAATGAAAGATTATGAAATTTTAGGCGGTAGTTTACCCACTGTAGTATGTAATCTTGCTCCAGGTGAGACAATGATTACCGAAAGCGGAAGTATGAGTTGGATGTCACCTAATATCAGAATGGAAACAACCACAGGTGGAGGTATGAAAAAAATGCTTGGTAGGTTAGCTTCCGGAGAATCTATGTTCCAAAACAAGTATACAGCACAAAATACAGAAGGGAAAATTGCATTTTCTTCTAGTTTCCCTGGTGCAATTATTCCTTTTGAAATCGCTCCTGGAAAGAATATGATTGTTCAAAAAAGTGCTTTTCTTGCGGCTGAAGAAAGTGTTGAGCTTTCTATGTATTTTCAGAAAAAGCTCGGTAAAGGGTTATTCGGCGGAGAAGGATTGATAATGCAAAAACTTAGCGGACAAGGAACTGCATTTATAGAAATTGACGGAGGTAGTGTAGAATATGATTTAGCACCTGGTGAAGAGCTTATTGTAAGTACTGGATATCTTGCAGCTATGGAAGAAACTTGCTCAATGGATGTACAAATGGTAAAAGGAGCAAAAAATATTTTACTTGGCGGAGAAGGTTTATTCAATACTGTAGTTAAAGGACCTGGAAAAGTTATTCTTCAAACAATGCCAATAAGTAATGTTGCTGAATTATTAATTCCGTTTATAGAAAATAATAAGTAATATACACATAATTTTTTTATTAAATCTTAAAGTGTAAAAAAGACACCTTATGGTGTCTTTTTTATTTACTAATTATTTATGAGCTTCTTCGATTGCAACAGAAACCGAAACTGTAGCACCAACCATAGGGTTGTTACCCATACCGATAAGTCCCATCATTTCTACGTGAGCAGGAACTGATGAAGAACCGGCGAATTGAGCGTCTGAATGCATTCTTCCCATTGTATCTGTCATACCGTAAGAAGCAGGACCTGCAGCCATGTTGTCAGGATGAAGTGTTCTTCCTGTACCACCACCGCTTGCTACCGAGAAGTATTTTTTACCTTCTTGTACGCATTCTTTCTTGTATGTA
This region of Anaerofustis stercorihominis DSM 17244 genomic DNA includes:
- a CDS encoding GyrI-like domain-containing protein encodes the protein MEKFDYKKEYKDLYMPKKKPSIIDVPKMNFIMVKGKGNPNTSIEYKNAMEILYGLSFTIKMSKMSKDPMDRIEGYFEYVVPPLEGLWWLDEGGFDGINITDKDKFQWYSMIRQPEFVTRDVYEYALEKFSKKKPEVDLSNTRFKTIEEGLCVQIMHMGSYDDEPASIAKMNEFIEKEGYETDINDERLHHEIYLSDPRKVKNINNLKTVIRHPVKKRK
- a CDS encoding alpha/beta fold hydrolase; this encodes MFKPILSLYKNNFKVILIDFLGCGKSDRVEKFDTDLWIDQGKQVTKLIKHLGYDKVSLMGTSGGAWAAINAALYCPKLINKVVADSFDGRKLGDTFKEDLIEERRNAKKSIFTKCFYKWCHGKDWENAVDSDTEVLIKMSAEDVPLFYRPIKE
- a CDS encoding TIGR00266 family protein, encoding MKDYEILGGSLPTVVCNLAPGETMITESGSMSWMSPNIRMETTTGGGMKKMLGRLASGESMFQNKYTAQNTEGKIAFSSSFPGAIIPFEIAPGKNMIVQKSAFLAAEESVELSMYFQKKLGKGLFGGEGLIMQKLSGQGTAFIEIDGGSVEYDLAPGEELIVSTGYLAAMEETCSMDVQMVKGAKNILLGGEGLFNTVVKGPGKVILQTMPISNVAELLIPFIENNK